The sequence AATTAGGATCACATGCGGCAAGCTGGTGATGTCCTTTTCTCTCAAGTATTCCGTGACCGTGGTGGTAAGTTTGATTAACTGTTTTGtccctttcttttccttattaTACAAGAGTATGAACAAAGATACAAAAACTGGGTGGTCAAAGAACTATTTTATGCTATTAGCAATTTGTGATTGGTTTATTCTCAGCATAGCGAAGAATTAGACGTTCTAGCTGAATAAAGAGATCTGATATTCCATCTGGAGCATAATCATTCTGATTAAAACATAATGGGTGATTAGATGTGAGCACAGCACTAACTTGGAAATTGGAAATTATCTGGCAAATTGGGTAGCTTCAGTATTCATTGCTTTATTGTCCTTGCTAAATGTTCTCCTCTGAATGACTACTAATAAaacgtaattttttaattaaaattagaagTCCCTTTCTATTTTAGACTTCTAGATGTCTATCAGATATAGCAGTGtcctgaatgggctgaatctaTAATGTTAGTGGCCAAGTAGTGTGGCATATTGATGAAAAAAGAGATTTTATTGCCTTCATCCCATCATATGTTTTCATTTGGATATAGAGTTCTTCCATTGCATTGGAAAAGTTctcattttcaattattttttccccTCCTTGCAGGCATGACAGGAATTGTGGATTACGCACACTATGATGACATGAAGTATGCTGTAAGTTACTAAACTATTATTAATTGTATAGgaacctttttttattaaaatacacTACTTTTCTTTTCAACTGGAACTGGATTTGAGTTGAGAATCCTTTTAAAGGAAACGTCATTATTCCCTTTGTGAGTTCTCTTCTTCTCTTGCCTTGTAGCTCAAAAAACTTGATGATTCTGAATTTCGGAATGCTTTTTCTCGGTCTTATGTACGGGTATGTCACAGTGTCTTGATGTACTGAATTCTggttttctttattcattttgcTTTTACTTATCTACATGCTTTGTCTAGGTGAGAGAGTATGATTCGAGGCGGAGTTACTCTAGAAGTCGCAGCCGTGATTCAAGACGGAGCTACTCTAGAAGTCCTTACATGTCGAGAAGCCCTAGTCGCAGCCGTAGCTATAGTGGCAGGAGTGGGAGGTTAGCTTTTAACTTTTGGTTTGTTAAGTAAAATAGgttttttagtaaaatagtttttgtgaAGTAAGATTTGAAATGAGATTTTATATGTTGTTTGCAGCATATCTCCAAAGAGAAAATATTCACGTCCATCTCCATCAGTCTCTGGTTCAAGGTCTGTTTTGTTTCTCTGTCTTCCTCATCAGGGCTTTCTTGGGGCTGCACTCCAATTTCAATTTATCTAATCAAATGATTCTTGATTTACATGCCTAAGGCTTATGCACAGGAATTCAATTTAAGTCCTTATTgcttctaaaaattaattatttatgtgatGTTTTCTGGTTTTTGTGTGGGGTTGCTTCTTAATCTCGACTCATATAGGTTTTAGTGAAATTGATTGGGGTTGGCTAGATATATTTCTGAGGCAGGCTCATcctttttccttcaaattttggTGGTAATTCCTCTGTAAACTTCATAACTCTCTCTGGGATTTGAGTTGGATGATTTTGCAGACATCCATAGTTATTTACCAATGAATGTTCATCTAGCTGATCTAAAAGCAAAGGCTTATGCGGTAATGGATAACAATAAGCATTGGTGAATTGCTCAATCTTTGGGGAGTTTGTGTTCTTCATAGAGTGGTTCTACGGCTAGCAAGCTCTTTTCTAGTTCCCCTTGCTCTCCGCCcccccaccttttttttttttttttctctccttgcTACCTTTTCTTTATGCAGCAAGGGTTCTTCCTccttaagtttttatttttcatttattgaaCATAGAACAAGAATATGAGCATCATACTGGCAATCTTTTTTTTGGTATCACAAAATCAGAGTCAGTACTATCTTTCATGGGTCATTcaaattttgatgatatttttgacTTTCTTTTCAACGTTTTTGTAAAAGCTTTCTTCCTGAGACAATTAACAACCTTCAGAGATTCCATGAACTTTTCTACacaaattcttttttatttttcaaagagGAAGTGGTTTCTTAAGAAAAGGTTTACAAAATTGGTCAGTCATCATACTTTGTTTATGAGGGTTGCCTTGTGTGTTTGCTAGATCTGGATCTTTGCGGCGACCTGGGGACTGCATGTTAGGAACTTGATGTTGATGGCATGTGGTACTCTAACGCCTGCAACTCTTTTGGTTGCTGAGGTAATACCGTTTCGTTGATGAGCACCTCTGGAAAAACCTCaatgctaaaataataatactaatatatTATATGCATGGTCTGCCAATGGGTGCTAGACTGGATCATTGTTGACAAATTGGTTGCGCTTTAAAAGCTGGATTACCTGTGAACTGAGTGCTATTGGTACACTCAACAATTCTGTGGTGTAGACAATTCAAAACTTCTTCAACGTTATTATAACTTGCGGTCAGGATTCTGGGGTGGATGTCGTTCTCCTTCCAACTAGGGTTTCCATGATGGTGctgtatttgttttttctttcttttattggtCCATTTAAGTTCTCATGTGCTGCTGGATAAAGGTGATATACTAAGAGGATTTGATCATGAGAAAATTGGGTTGAGTTCTTTTAATATTAGTTGCTGCTAAAGATTTGTGGTATATTCCATCTCTTCTATTTCATCCTTTGATTATGGTAAACCTAAATGGAGCCGGGATTGAGGCTCTGGGATCAAGGTTTTGCAAAATTGTTGTTGATATTAAATTGGGTGGTTTGTGAACTTTTGTGCAGATCTCGAACAAGATCCAGATCTCCAGTTACTTCTGTAAGTAACATCTTAAGGCTTTTATCTTTAGTTTTAAGAACAGCAAACAAACATGAATTGAAGCCATTATTAACTCctgattgtttttttgttgtttttttttgttcccaCTGATTTGCCACGATGCAGCCTCGTCGTCGTGACAGTCGCAGTCCCAGCAGGAGTGTTAGAAGTATATCACGGTCCCGATCGGCTTCTGTATGATTTTTCTCCTTAGTTTTTCTATttgctgttttttttcttctactcGAATAGAAAAAAAGTTGCCAATATCATTTTGTACCAAGGgtaaaacttaaatacaatTCCTTAGGTGCTGGACATTAAGTTTCCCAAATTAAATTTGATCGTGTTTTCATTGGCTAATAAGTCAcatgattaaattttattatcctTAGGGAAGATAACACTTTTGCACTGTATTATTTATTGAAgccatgtgtttgaatttaattgaaacttAGGAACAATTCCCCTTAGTGAATGGTACCTAAGTTTAGACTTTGCCCTTGCATTGGTTACTTGTCCTTCCTTTTCCCTTTCTGCCCTGTTTTCACTAGAGCTTTATTGGTTTTATGACTTTGGTTCACAGGTGAGATCTGATCGAAGCCGATCTATTGACTCCAGGGATCGTGATTGAGCTCAAATTTTTAGTAGTTCTACTCTCGGCATGTTCATGTCGGGGACATGGGGACACCTGACTATATAAGTATATGTAGCTAGCTACATTACATTTGGATTTGGATATTATTGGACGGTCTTGTAGTCTTGTAGTGCATGTTATGTTTCTTAAGTGAATAATCAACACAACTAAGAACAAACATTTTCTACCAAAATTTCTTGGTACTGCTggatcaatttctttttttgttgtattgttgtttGATCTTACTAGTTGTTAACCCATTCAACTTGAGATTTTGTTCCACGAGACATCGAACCGAAATccgtaatttaaaaaaaattttacctgAGATTTGCCCGACCCACCTTTTGAATGTGGTCGGACCTGGTAGGCCGagtgggtcgggtcgggttctCAGGCTCTAAGCACTCCTCATTTTAGGCTGCAATTCGAATTGTATGCACGAGTGGTCTATTTGGTGTTATTAGTGTGTCATCACTCGGCTGCTAAACTCACAAAAAAAAGCTTGATCCACAAAATGCCTTGATAAAGTTTTTAGGGCGGTTTTGCTATAGAGTTCTTAATGAATGGATTAATTTTATCATGttattgacatttaaatgaatattttgattATTCAACTTCAGTTTATGAGCCTTATGATTAGGATTAGTTTGTAATCCTTGCATAAACACAATTCATTGAAGAGTAATGATAAATCTGTAGTTAATCATCTTTATATAAagcaaattttacaaaaaagacTTGCAAATACTATGACGGTATAATCATCTATAATAACATATTGATACATGTTGAGTGTTTTTAGGTTTTTAGTCACTGTAGTCACAGAGCAAAGTTACAGAGCAGAGGCTATTTTCGAATAAGATGTTTCAAATTtgatttacaaaaaattaatttataggGCTGATCGGAATCTAATAGTGACTACTAAAAATTAGTGATAAAGAGtaattataatgaataattattatagAGCATATGCTCTAGGTTCTTATTATACTtgacaaaacttaagtacagtatTTTAGTCTTTAGGTGGTATTTTTTAAGTTCTATTCTTAAGATttgaaatagaagaaaaaatccATGTTGTTTCCTAAGTTCCTTTCTTAAGATttgaaatagaagaaaaaattcacatggtaAAATCTTAAGAAGGGAACCTAATGAATAGCACCTAAGTACTACCGCACACCTTTAGTGCGAtgatcacttcacaagtataagtgcttgtgaagTGTGGAGgccaagggccggggttcaaatctttaggagggagtttcacacacatatacatttagattaggttagagtaaaattttattttatatataaaaaagtatttctagtcaattattggttttaaagattttgtgttattttataaattgaacAGAATagagaatgaaaagaaaagaaaaaaaaaaagaagaagaagaagaaaagagagagtcattacagattttttttttttttttctcctgctGAGGTGTG comes from Castanea sativa cultivar Marrone di Chiusa Pesio chromosome 3, ASM4071231v1 and encodes:
- the LOC142628151 gene encoding serine/arginine-rich splicing factor SR30-like, which gives rise to MSSSSSRTIYVGNLPGDTRLREVEDLFCKYGPVVDIDLKLPPRPPGYAFIEYEDSRDAEDAIYYRDGYNFDGYRLRVELAHGGRGNSSSADHHGSYGGSGSSRAAPKHSDYRVLVTGLPPSASWQDLKDHMRQAGDVLFSQVFRDRGGMTGIVDYAHYDDMKYALKKLDDSEFRNAFSRSYVRVREYDSRRSYSRSRSRDSRRSYSRSPYMSRSPSRSRSYSGRSGSISPKRKYSRPSPSVSGSRSRTRSRSPVTSPRRRDSRSPSRSVRSISRSRSASVRSDRSRSIDSRDRD